A part of Xenopus tropicalis strain Nigerian chromosome 4, UCB_Xtro_10.0, whole genome shotgun sequence genomic DNA contains:
- the nucb2 gene encoding nucleobindin-2 precursor, with protein MSLICSSLLLLTSLAAVSAVPIDKDKAKVKVEPMEEEQKSQSADTGLFYDRYLREVVEVLETDRHFREKLQTADIEDIKSGKISKELDLVSHHIRTKLDELKRQEVARLRMLIRAKMDQGDDTGMDHRALLRQFEHLNQNNPHSFEPQDLDLLIRTATKDLENYDKTRHDEFKRYEMMKEHERREYLKTLDEEKRKEEEEKYEEMKKKHREHPKINHPGSKDQLKEVWEETDGLDPTDFDPKTFFKLHDTNSDGFIDEQELEALFTKELEKVYDPNNEEDDMVEMEEERLRMREHVMTEVDLNRDRLIDLQEFIRATEKREFLEPDGWETVADQPIYTEEELQEFEKQILQQEEELKRKADELYRQREDLQKQHEYIQAQKQELQQVVQQMEQKKLEQQQPVPPAVPDANFQQGGDQAVHLGSQQPLPPGHLPEAGVPQSHPVP; from the exons ATGTCACTCATTTGCTCTTCGCTTCTCCTGCTCACGTCATTGGCTGCTGTAAGCGCCGTCCCCATCGATAAGGACAAGGCGAAAGTGAAGGTGGAGCCAATGGAAGAGGAGCAAAAATCCCAATCAGCA GACACTGGACTTTTTTATGACCGATATCTCAGGGAAGTGGTGGAAGTTCTGGAAACCGACAGACATTTCCGCGAGAAGCTCCAGACGGCGGATATTGAAGATATCAAG AGCGGGAAGATCAGTAAAGAACTGGACCTAGTGAGCCACCATATCCGCACCAAGCTGGACGAACTGAAGAGGCAAGAGGTGGCCCGACTGCGCATGTTGATCCGCGCCAAGATGGACCAAGGGGACG ATACGGGGATGGATCACCGGGCGCTGCTCAGGCAGTTTGAGCATCTGAATCAGAACAACCCGCACTCATTCGAACCCCAGGACTTGGACCTGCTGATCAGAACT GCAACAAAGGATCTGGAAAATTACGACAAAACGCGCCACGATGAGTTTAAACGCTACGAAATGATGAAGGAGCACGAGAGGCGCGAGTATCTGAAGACACTGGATGAGGAGAAGAGGAAAGAGGAGGAAGAGAAATACGAGGAGATGAAGAAAAAGCACAGGGAGCACCCGAAAATTAATCACCCT GGGAGCAAAGACCAATTAAAGGAGGTTTGGGAGGAGACGGACGGACTCGATCCCACAGACTTTGACCCCAAGACTTTCTTCAAACTTCATG ATACAAACAGTGATGGATTCAttgatgagcaggaactggaggCTCTGTTTACCAAAGAG TTGGAGAAAGTCTATGATCCCAACAATGAGGAGGATGACATGGTGGAGATGGAGGAGGAGCGGCTGCGGATGAGGGAGCACGTAATGACAGAG GTGGATCTGAACAGGGACCGGCTCATCGACCTGCAGGAGTTCATTAGGGCCACGGAGAAGAGGGAGTTCCTGGAGCCCGACGGCTGGGAG ACGGTGGCCGATCAGCCGATTTACACTGAGGAGGAACTGCAGGAGTTTGAGAAGCAGATTCTTCagcaggaggaggagctaaagagGAAAGCGGATGAGTTGTACCGACAGCGGGAGGATCTGCAGAAACAGCACGAGTACATCCAGGCCCAGAAACAGGAGCTGCAGCAG GTGGTGCAACAAATGGAACAGAAGAAACTGGAGCAGCAACAGCCTGTGCCGCCGGCCGTACCGGATGCCAACTTCCAGCAAG GTGGCGACCAGGCCGTCCATCTTGgatcccagcagcctctgcccCCCGGGCACCTCCCAGAAGCGGGCGTTCCACAGAGCCACCCAGTCCCATAA
- the nucb2 gene encoding nucleobindin-2 isoform X1, with translation MGTGQVRWGRMSLICSSLLLLTSLAAVSAVPIDKDKAKVKVEPMEEEQKSQSADTGLFYDRYLREVVEVLETDRHFREKLQTADIEDIKSGKISKELDLVSHHIRTKLDELKRQEVARLRMLIRAKMDQGDDTGMDHRALLRQFEHLNQNNPHSFEPQDLDLLIRTATKDLENYDKTRHDEFKRYEMMKEHERREYLKTLDEEKRKEEEEKYEEMKKKHREHPKINHPGSKDQLKEVWEETDGLDPTDFDPKTFFKLHDTNSDGFIDEQELEALFTKELEKVYDPNNEEDDMVEMEEERLRMREHVMTEVDLNRDRLIDLQEFIRATEKREFLEPDGWETVADQPIYTEEELQEFEKQILQQEEELKRKADELYRQREDLQKQHEYIQAQKQELQQVVQQMEQKKLEQQQPVPPAVPDANFQQGGDQAVHLGSQQPLPPGHLPEAGVPQSHPVP, from the exons ATGGGAACCGGGCAG GTACGATGGGGGAGGATGTCACTCATTTGCTCTTCGCTTCTCCTGCTCACGTCATTGGCTGCTGTAAGCGCCGTCCCCATCGATAAGGACAAGGCGAAAGTGAAGGTGGAGCCAATGGAAGAGGAGCAAAAATCCCAATCAGCA GACACTGGACTTTTTTATGACCGATATCTCAGGGAAGTGGTGGAAGTTCTGGAAACCGACAGACATTTCCGCGAGAAGCTCCAGACGGCGGATATTGAAGATATCAAG AGCGGGAAGATCAGTAAAGAACTGGACCTAGTGAGCCACCATATCCGCACCAAGCTGGACGAACTGAAGAGGCAAGAGGTGGCCCGACTGCGCATGTTGATCCGCGCCAAGATGGACCAAGGGGACG ATACGGGGATGGATCACCGGGCGCTGCTCAGGCAGTTTGAGCATCTGAATCAGAACAACCCGCACTCATTCGAACCCCAGGACTTGGACCTGCTGATCAGAACT GCAACAAAGGATCTGGAAAATTACGACAAAACGCGCCACGATGAGTTTAAACGCTACGAAATGATGAAGGAGCACGAGAGGCGCGAGTATCTGAAGACACTGGATGAGGAGAAGAGGAAAGAGGAGGAAGAGAAATACGAGGAGATGAAGAAAAAGCACAGGGAGCACCCGAAAATTAATCACCCT GGGAGCAAAGACCAATTAAAGGAGGTTTGGGAGGAGACGGACGGACTCGATCCCACAGACTTTGACCCCAAGACTTTCTTCAAACTTCATG ATACAAACAGTGATGGATTCAttgatgagcaggaactggaggCTCTGTTTACCAAAGAG TTGGAGAAAGTCTATGATCCCAACAATGAGGAGGATGACATGGTGGAGATGGAGGAGGAGCGGCTGCGGATGAGGGAGCACGTAATGACAGAG GTGGATCTGAACAGGGACCGGCTCATCGACCTGCAGGAGTTCATTAGGGCCACGGAGAAGAGGGAGTTCCTGGAGCCCGACGGCTGGGAG ACGGTGGCCGATCAGCCGATTTACACTGAGGAGGAACTGCAGGAGTTTGAGAAGCAGATTCTTCagcaggaggaggagctaaagagGAAAGCGGATGAGTTGTACCGACAGCGGGAGGATCTGCAGAAACAGCACGAGTACATCCAGGCCCAGAAACAGGAGCTGCAGCAG GTGGTGCAACAAATGGAACAGAAGAAACTGGAGCAGCAACAGCCTGTGCCGCCGGCCGTACCGGATGCCAACTTCCAGCAAG GTGGCGACCAGGCCGTCCATCTTGgatcccagcagcctctgcccCCCGGGCACCTCCCAGAAGCGGGCGTTCCACAGAGCCACCCAGTCCCATAA